The Theropithecus gelada isolate Dixy chromosome X, Tgel_1.0, whole genome shotgun sequence genome includes a window with the following:
- the PBDC1 gene encoding protein PBDC1 isoform X1, whose protein sequence is MAATSGTDEPVSGELVSVAHALSLPAESYGNDPDIEMAWAMRAMQHAEVYYKLISSVDPQFLKLTKVDDQIYSEFRKNFETLRIDVLDPEELKSESAKEKWRPFCLKFNGIVEDFNYGTLLRLDCSQGYTEENTIFAPRIQFFAIEIARNREGYNKAVYISVQDKEGEKGVNNGGEKRADNGEEENTKNRGEKGADSGEEKKEGINREDKTDKGGEKEKEADKEINKSGEKAM, encoded by the exons ATGGCGGCCACCAGTGGAACTGATGAACCG GTTTCCGGGGAGTTGGTGTCTGTGGCACATGCGCTTTCTCTCCCAGCAGAGTCGTATGGCAACGAT CCTGATATTGAGATGGCTTGGGCCATGAGAGCAATGCAACATGCTGAAGTCTATTACAAG CTGATTTCATCAGTTGACCCACAGTTCCTGAAACTCACCAAAGTAGATGACCAAATTTACTCTGAGTTCCGGAAAAATTTTGAGACCCTTAGGATAGATGTATTGGACCCAGAAGAACTCAAGTCAGAATCAGCCAAAGAG AAGTGGAGGCCATTCTGCTTGAAGTTTAATGGGATTGTTGAAGACTTCAACTATGGTACTTTGCTGCGACTAGATTGTTCTCAGGGCTATACTGAGGAAAACACCATCTTTG CCCCCAGGATACAATTCTTTGCCATTGAAATTGCTCGGAACCGGGAAGGCTATAACAAAGCTGTTTATATCAGTGTTCAGgacaaagaaggagagaaaggagtcaacaatggaggagaaaaaagagcTGACAATGGAGAAGAAGAGAACACCAAGaatagaggagagaaaggagctgatagtggagaagaaaaaaaggaaggaatcaacagagaagacaaaactgacaaaggaggagaaaaagagaaagaagctgacaaagaaatcaacaaaagTGGTGAAAAAGCTATGTAA
- the PBDC1 gene encoding protein PBDC1 isoform X4: MAWAMRAMQHAEVYYKLISSVDPQFLKLTKVDDQIYSEFRKNFETLRIDVLDPEELKSESAKEKWRPFCLKFNGIVEDFNYGTLLRLDCSQGYTEENTIFAPRIQFFAIEIARNREGYNKAVYISVQDKEGEKGVNNGGEKRADNGEEENTKNRGEKGADSGEEKKEGINREDKTDKGGEKEKEADKEINKSGEKAM, from the exons ATGGCTTGGGCCATGAGAGCAATGCAACATGCTGAAGTCTATTACAAG CTGATTTCATCAGTTGACCCACAGTTCCTGAAACTCACCAAAGTAGATGACCAAATTTACTCTGAGTTCCGGAAAAATTTTGAGACCCTTAGGATAGATGTATTGGACCCAGAAGAACTCAAGTCAGAATCAGCCAAAGAG AAGTGGAGGCCATTCTGCTTGAAGTTTAATGGGATTGTTGAAGACTTCAACTATGGTACTTTGCTGCGACTAGATTGTTCTCAGGGCTATACTGAGGAAAACACCATCTTTG CCCCCAGGATACAATTCTTTGCCATTGAAATTGCTCGGAACCGGGAAGGCTATAACAAAGCTGTTTATATCAGTGTTCAGgacaaagaaggagagaaaggagtcaacaatggaggagaaaaaagagcTGACAATGGAGAAGAAGAGAACACCAAGaatagaggagagaaaggagctgatagtggagaagaaaaaaaggaaggaatcaacagagaagacaaaactgacaaaggaggagaaaaagagaaagaagctgacaaagaaatcaacaaaagTGGTGAAAAAGCTATGTAA
- the PBDC1 gene encoding protein PBDC1 isoform X2, which translates to MAATSGTDEPVSGELVSVAHALSLPAESYGNDPDIEMAWAMRAMQHAEVYYKLISSVDPQFLKLTKVDDQIYSEFRKNFETLRIDVLDPEELKSESAKEKWRPFCLKFNGIVEDFNYGTLLRLDCSQGYTEENTIFVFRTKKERKESTMEEKKELTMEKKRTPRIEERKELIVEKKKRKESTEKTKLTKEEKKRKKLTKKSTKVVKKLCKVYREQHSRSFDLIESTSATVLLA; encoded by the exons ATGGCGGCCACCAGTGGAACTGATGAACCG GTTTCCGGGGAGTTGGTGTCTGTGGCACATGCGCTTTCTCTCCCAGCAGAGTCGTATGGCAACGAT CCTGATATTGAGATGGCTTGGGCCATGAGAGCAATGCAACATGCTGAAGTCTATTACAAG CTGATTTCATCAGTTGACCCACAGTTCCTGAAACTCACCAAAGTAGATGACCAAATTTACTCTGAGTTCCGGAAAAATTTTGAGACCCTTAGGATAGATGTATTGGACCCAGAAGAACTCAAGTCAGAATCAGCCAAAGAG AAGTGGAGGCCATTCTGCTTGAAGTTTAATGGGATTGTTGAAGACTTCAACTATGGTACTTTGCTGCGACTAGATTGTTCTCAGGGCTATACTGAGGAAAACACCATCTTTG TGTTCAGgacaaagaaggagagaaaggagtcaacaatggaggagaaaaaagagcTGACAATGGAGAAGAAGAGAACACCAAGaatagaggagagaaaggagctgatagtggagaagaaaaaaaggaaggaatcaacagagaagacaaaactgacaaaggaggagaaaaagagaaagaagctgacaaagaaatcaacaaaagTGGTGAAAAAGCTATGTAAGGTATACAGGGAACAGCACTCTAGAAGCTTTGACTTAATTGAGTCTACAAGTGCCACGGTGCTACTTGCATAG
- the PBDC1 gene encoding protein PBDC1 isoform X3, protein MAATSGTDEPVSGELVSVAHALSLPAESYGNDPDIEMAWAMRAMQHAEVYYKLISSVDPQFLKLTKVDDQIYSEFRKNFETLRIDVLDPEELKSESAKEPPGYNSLPLKLLGTGKAITKLFISVFRTKKERKESTMEEKKELTMEKKRTPRIEERKELIVEKKKRKESTEKTKLTKEEKKRKKLTKKSTKVVKKLCKVYREQHSRSFDLIESTSATVLLA, encoded by the exons ATGGCGGCCACCAGTGGAACTGATGAACCG GTTTCCGGGGAGTTGGTGTCTGTGGCACATGCGCTTTCTCTCCCAGCAGAGTCGTATGGCAACGAT CCTGATATTGAGATGGCTTGGGCCATGAGAGCAATGCAACATGCTGAAGTCTATTACAAG CTGATTTCATCAGTTGACCCACAGTTCCTGAAACTCACCAAAGTAGATGACCAAATTTACTCTGAGTTCCGGAAAAATTTTGAGACCCTTAGGATAGATGTATTGGACCCAGAAGAACTCAAGTCAGAATCAGCCAAAGAG CCCCCAGGATACAATTCTTTGCCATTGAAATTGCTCGGAACCGGGAAGGCTATAACAAAGCTGTTTATATCAGTGTTCAGgacaaagaaggagagaaaggagtcaacaatggaggagaaaaaagagcTGACAATGGAGAAGAAGAGAACACCAAGaatagaggagagaaaggagctgatagtggagaagaaaaaaaggaaggaatcaacagagaagacaaaactgacaaaggaggagaaaaagagaaagaagctgacaaagaaatcaacaaaagTGGTGAAAAAGCTATGTAAGGTATACAGGGAACAGCACTCTAGAAGCTTTGACTTAATTGAGTCTACAAGTGCCACGGTGCTACTTGCATAG